The Vicia villosa cultivar HV-30 ecotype Madison, WI unplaced genomic scaffold, Vvil1.0 ctg.001572F_1_1, whole genome shotgun sequence genome contains a region encoding:
- the LOC131635852 gene encoding tetraspanin-3-like — MRTSNHLIGVLNFLTFLLSIPILGGGIWLSSRANNTDCLKFLQWPLIIIGISIMVVSLAGFAGACYRNTFLLRLYLVVMFCVIAVLIGFIIFAYVVTDKGSGRSVVNKGYLDYYLEDYSGWLEERVASDAYWGKISSCIRDSKVCRKLARNFNDQPETADMFSQRKLTSVQSGCCKPPTDCNFVYQNETVWMSGAGLIANNPDCTKWNNDQQELCYSCDSCKAGVLASLKKSWRKVSVINIIVMIILVIVYIVAYYAYRNNRRMDNDEPYGEARMTKSQPSAFHL; from the exons ATGAGAACAAGCAACCACTTAATCGGTGTCCTGAACTTCCTAACCTTCCTCCTCTCAATCCCAATCCTAGGCGGTGGAATATGGCTAAGCAGCAGAGCAAACAACACCGACTGTCTCAAGTTCCTCCAATGGCCGTTAATCATAATCGGCATAAGCATCATGGTTGTTTCACTAGCAGGTTTCGCCGGCGCGTGTTACAGAAACACCTTTCTCCTCAGGCTTTACCTCGTTGTCATGTTCTGCGTGATCGCGGTTCTTATCGGGTTCATAATCTTTGCTTATGTTGTAACGGATAAAGGGTCTGGAAGAAGTGTTGTGAATAAAGGCTATTTGGATTATTATCTGGAAGATTACTCTGGATGGTTAGAGGAACGTGTTGCGAGTGACGCGTATTGGGGGAAGATTAGTTCTTGTATAAGGGATTCTAAAGTTTGTAGGAAATTAGCCAGGAATTTTAATGATCAACCTGAAACTGCTGATATGTTCTCTCAGAGGAAACTCACTTCTGTTCAG TCTGGTTGCTGCAAGCCTCCAACAGATTGTAACTTCGTGTATCAAAATGAAACAGTATGGATGTCAGGAGCAGGACTAATAGCAAACAACCCTGACTGCACAAAATGGAACAATGACCAACAAGAGCTTTGTTACAGCTGTGATTCTTGCAAAGCTGGTGTGCTTGCTAGTCtcaagaaaagttggaggaaAGTCTCAGTGATCAACATTATTGTTATGATCATCCTTGTAATTGTTTACATAGTTGCTTATTATGCTTATAGAAACAACCGCAGGATGGATAATGATGAGCCTTATGGTGAAGCAAGGATGACAAAATCACAACCAAGTGCTTTTCATCTTTAA